The window ATCATCGGAGGCGAACATCCGCTCAACACTGCGATCGAACTTCACGCGCTGCGCCGCGGGCCAGGCGATGAAGGCGATGACGATGGCGATTCCCAGCCAGATCCACCGCCCCTGCAGGTATAGATCGACGAGTCGGCTGGAGAGGCTCGGGGCCGGAGGTAGGGTCATGCGTCCGTTATACCGGCCAGCGACTAAGGTGCCATCGGGGCGGGAACAGGGTTCGCTGGTTGTTTATCCTTCTGCTCCGATGCGGGCATCGGCTTTTCAGCAGGAGCTTTTTGCGGGGTCTTTCGTTCGTTTCGTTTCGCCTGCTGCACCAGCTTCGGTACGATTTTCTGCAGCTCTTCGGCAGGAATCGCGTACGTCGTGACACGTCCAGCGCGGGCGATGTTTACCCCCACGATTTTGCCGTCGAGATCGAGCACCGGACTGCCGCAGGCTTGCGGGATGATCGCGGTATCGTGGGCGAAAACGGCGGGAAAGCCTGCACGGCGTTCACTGAGGTGGCCGGAGTATTCTTCATCTTCGTCGACGAACAGAACCAGCTGCAACTTGACGTCGAGCTCCTTGTCGGCCCGCTTCACTTTCACGCCCACTTCCTGGCCGGGCTTGGTCTTCTCCATTTGTTTGAACAGGGCTTCGGCGTCGGCGAGCTTCTTGCCGTCGAATTCGATCAACGTATCGTCGACGCGAATGCCTGCCTTCGACGCTGGGCCGCCGAAGATCACGCGTTTGATATGCACGCCGCCATCGTCAGCATCGGCGACTTCGACCTTCATCGCGCCACGCGGCGGCGAGGTCGGTTCTACCTTGGTCACGGCATTGCTCACGATGCCCAGCGACAGCGGCGAGGCATCGATATCGGGAGTGACTAACCAGGCCCCCGGTTGCGGCGCCTTATCGGCAAAAGTCACCGGCTTCAAGCGCGGCGCGTCTTCAATCTGCAGCAGGGCCAGGTCGTGCGCTTCATTTTTGGCAACGATCTTGGCCGTCAATGGTTCATCGTCGACCAGGCAGTGCAGTTCGCCTTTCAACACGCTTAATTTCGTCAACACCTGGCCGCGACGACTCACCGCCAGTCCGACGGCAACCGCCTTTTCATCGGCCAGCACATCGACAATCGAGCGCTCCAGCGGCGTGGTGAGCGATTCGACACTCGCCAATGTTTCGGCGCTGTCTTTCGCCAGGCCGTAGTAATCCGGAGCATCGATAAACCAACTGGCGATCACGTCGTACAAGCCGTAGATCGAATCGGGAATGAGATCGAGCAAGCTCGACCATTCA is drawn from Anatilimnocola floriformis and contains these coding sequences:
- a CDS encoding S1C family serine protease; this encodes MKRGIFHSCSLLLVLILVAPVVAESPTLAELKKAQEQTREHLDKMIAATVGIHLEDSSGSGVIVSEDGYILTAAHVIMIPGDIFDVELSDGRRVKAKSLGMDHEWDAGLAKIQVDDKWPHVKMSKEKPKAGEWCLATGHPGGIFKDRKPPLRLGRILVVGDGTDPLAGLQTDATVYPGDSGGPLFNLKGEVIGIHSNIGLDVLENQHVPVEIYQKKWDDFVASKEFGEPYDPDAFEWSSLLDLIPDSIYGLYDVIASWFIDAPDYYGLAKDSAETLASVESLTTPLERSIVDVLADEKAVAVGLAVSRRGQVLTKLSVLKGELHCLVDDEPLTAKIVAKNEAHDLALLQIEDAPRLKPVTFADKAPQPGAWLVTPDIDASPLSLGIVSNAVTKVEPTSPPRGAMKVEVADADDGGVHIKRVIFGGPASKAGIRVDDTLIEFDGKKLADAEALFKQMEKTKPGQEVGVKVKRADKELDVKLQLVLFVDEDEEYSGHLSERRAGFPAVFAHDTAIIPQACGSPVLDLDGKIVGVNIARAGRVTTYAIPAEELQKIVPKLVQQAKRNERKTPQKAPAEKPMPASEQKDKQPANPVPAPMAP